Proteins encoded together in one Prunus dulcis chromosome 3, ALMONDv2, whole genome shotgun sequence window:
- the LOC117621527 gene encoding D-3-phosphoglycerate dehydrogenase 2, chloroplastic-like yields the protein MASSSIKAISTTSPFTASSSPSSQPPSSSKSSLLSFLHTSSSNPISLKLSHAHSHAHNSHSHSFLITNVLKTADSCETSVSKSENLKPTSSDSTPTILVSEKLGEAGLQVLRGFGNLECAYNLSPEELCAKISTCDALIVRSGTKVTRQVFEAAKGRLKVVGRAGVGIDNVDLQAATEFGCLVVNAPTANTVAAGEHGIALLTAMSRNVAQADASIKAGKWLRNKYVGVSLVGKTLAVMGFGKVGSEVARRAKGLGMNVISHDPYAPADRARAVGVDLVSFEQAIATADFISLHMPLTPATSKVFNDETFAKMKKGVRIINVARGGVIDEDALVRALDSGVVAQAALDVFTEEPPPKDSKLVQHENVTLTPHLGASTKEAQEGVAIEIAEAVVGALKGELSATAVNAPMVPPEVLSELSPYVVLAEKLGKLAVQLVAGGSGITSVRVVYKSARDPDDLDTRLLRAMITKGIIEPISASFINLVNADFVAKQKGLRISEERVAVDSSPEFPVDSIQVQISNVESKFASSVSESGSISIEGKVKYGEPHLTCLGSFGVDVSLEGNLILCRQVDQPGMIGRVGNILGNDNVNVSFMSVGRTVQKKALMAIGVDEEPNKRTLEKIGKVPDIEEFVFLNL from the exons ATGGCTTCCTCTTCCATCAAAGCCATCTCCACCACCTCCCCCTTCACAGCCTCCTCCTCACCTTCTTCTCAGCCCCCATCTTCCTCAAAATCCTCCCTCCTTTCCTTCCTCCACACCTCCTCCTCAAACCCCATCTCCTTAAAACTCTCCCATGCCCATTCCCATGCCCATAATTCTCATTCCCATTCTTTTCTCATAACCAACGTTTTGAAAACAGCTGACTCATGCGAGACCTCCGTTTCCAAGTCCGAAAACCTCAAGCCAACGTCTTCAGATTCAACCCCGACCATTTTGGTCTCCGAGAAGCTCGGAGAAGCCGGTCTTCAAGTCCTACGTGGCTTTGGCAACTTGGAGTGCGCATATAACCTCTCTCCTGAAGAGCTCTGTGCCAAGATCTCGACATGCGACGCTTTGATTGTTCGCAGCGGCACGAAGGTAACCAGGCAGGTTTTTGAGGCCGCCAAAGGGAGGTTGAAGGTGGTGGGAAGAGCTGGTGTTGGTATTGACAATGTGGATCTACAAGCGGCCACGGAGTTCGGATGCCTGGTCGTAAATGCACCCACGGCAAACACCGTGGCCGCCGGAGAGCATGGGATTGCTCTGCTCACTGCCATGTCACGGAATGTTGCACAGGCTGATGCTTCCATCAAAGCTG GAAAATGGCTACGAAACAAGTACGTTGGTGTCTCTCTGGTTGGGAAGACATTAGCAGTAATGGGATTCGGAAAAGTTGGATCAGAAGTTGCTAGACGTGCAAAAGGCTTGGGAATGAATGTTATTTCACATGATCCATATGCCCCAGCTGACAGAGCCCGTGCCGTAGGTGTGGATTTGGTCTCTTTTGAGCAGGCCATTGCCACTGCAGATTTCATCTCACTGCATATGCCTCTCACCCCTGCGACATCAAAGGTGTTCAATGATGAAACATTTGCAAAGATGAAGAAGGGAGTTCGCATCATTAATGTTGCCAGGGGTGGCGTCATTGACGAAGATGCATTAGTGAGAGCCCTTGATAGTGGAGTTGTTGCTCAG GCTGCACTTGATGTGTTCACAGAGGAGCCTCCACCGAAAGATAGCAAATTGGTGCAACATGAGAATGTCACTCTCACACCTCATCTTGGAGCTAGCACAAAGGAAGCACAG GAAGGTGTAGCCATTGAAATAGCAGAGGCTGTAGTTGGAGCTTTGAAAGGGGAACTTTCTGCAACTGCCGTCAACGCTCCCATGGTCCCTCCTGAG GTTCTGTCTGAGTTGTCTCCTTATGTTGTGCTAGCTGAGAAGCTTGGTAAGTTGGCTGTCCAACTAGTAGCGGGAGGGAGTGGAATCACATCAGTGAGGGTGGTTTACAAATCAGCTCGGGACCCCGATGACTTGGACACCAGACTTCTCAGGGCAATGATCACTAAGGGCATCATCGAACCGATATCCGCCTCCTTCATCAATCTAGTCAATGCAGATTTCGTCGCGAAGCAGAAAGGCCTGCGCATAAGCGAGGAAAGAGTAGCTGTAGACTCATCTCCTGAGTTCCCTGTTGATTCAATCCAGGTGCAAATATCCAATGTGGAGTCTAAGTTTGCAAGTTCTGTTTCAGAGAGTGGAAGCATAAGCATTGAGGGGAAAGTAAAGTATGGGGAGCCTCATCTGACATGCTTGGGATCCTTTGGTGTGGATGTGAGCCTGGAAGGAAACCTCATTCTGTGCCGGCAGGTGGATCAACCCGGAATGATAGGCCGGGTGGGGAACATACTTGGGAATGATAATGTGAATGTGAGCTTTATGAGTGTGGGAAGAACAGTGCAGAAGAAGGCCTTAATGGCAATTGGTGTGGATGAGGAACCAAACAAAAGGACTTTGGAAAAAATAGGGAAGGTGCCTGATATTGAAGAGTTTGTGTTCCTCAATCTATAG